A region of Vigna radiata var. radiata cultivar VC1973A chromosome 10, Vradiata_ver6, whole genome shotgun sequence DNA encodes the following proteins:
- the LOC106775597 gene encoding berberine bridge enzyme-like 21, whose translation MAKTSLVYLYGASLLLTLSTSLAAPSSNPSLYDNFLRCLTQQTKSSTPLSNIVFPQNNPAFPTVLENYIRNARFNNSQTPKPLLIVTPLQESHVQGAVICAKAANIQLKIRSGGHDYEGISYVSQKPFIILDMFNLRAIKVDTTNQVAVVQTGATLGELYYEIWKNSKVHGFPAGVCPTVGVGGTVSGAGYGNMLRKYGLSVDNVIDAQIVDVKGNLLNRKSMGEDLFWAIRGGGGASFGVVVSYTFKLVPVPETVTIFRVQKTLETNVTATDLVVQWQQVAPTTDDRLFMRLLLQPVSSEVVKGKKTIRASVVALFLGGADEVVSILGKEFPLLGLKKEDCMEVRWIDSVLWWNDDESLKNGEKPETLLNRNLNSATFLKRKSDYVEKAIPRDGLVSIFKKMIELGKVGLVFNPYGGKMGEIPSDATPFPHRKGNLFKIQYSVNWKDPSAGADQNFTNQAKMLYSYMTPFVSNNPRRAYLNYRDLDIGVNNFGKNSFEEGQVYGRKFFNQNFDRLVNIKTKVDPQNFFRNEQSIPVRPTKP comes from the coding sequence ATGGCGAAGACTAGTTTGGTTTATCTCTATGGTGCTTCTCTTCTCCTAACGCTTTCCACTTCGTTGGCAGCACCGTCGTCAAATCCCTCACTCTATGACAATTTCCTTCGCTGCCTCACACAACAAACAAAGTCCTCAACTCCACTCTCCAACATAGTCTTCCCTCAAAACAACCCAGCCTTCCCCACCGTCCTCGAAAACTACATCCGAAACGCACGTTTCAACAACTCCCAAACACCAAAGCCGTTACTCATCGTCACTCCCCTCCAAGAATCGCACGTCCAGGGCGCTGTAATATGCGCCAAAGCCGCAAACATTCAACTCAAAATCAGGAGTGGAGGCCATGATTACGAGGGTATCTCCTACGTCTCCCAGAAACCCTTTATCATCCTCGACATGTTCAATCTTCGTGCAATCAAGGTGGACACAACAAACCAGGTTGCTGTGGTCCAAACTGGTGCAACGCTGGGAGAGCTTTATTATGAGATCTGGAAGAATAGTAAAGTTCATGGCTTCCCTGCAGGGGTGTGTCCCACTGTTGGTGTCGGCGGCACTGTCAGTGGAGCGGGGTACGGTAACATGTTGAGAAAATATGGCTTATCTGTGGACAATGTTATTGACGCTCAAATTGTTGATGTCAAAGGAAATCTTCTGAACAGAAAATCCATGGGGGAGGATCTGTTTTGGGCAATTAGAGGAGGTGGAGGAGCGAGTTTTGGTGTGGTAGTCTCGTATACGTTTAAGTTAGTTCCCGTGCCGGAAACTGTTACCATTTTCCGCGTTCAGAAGACTTTGGAAACGAATGTGACTGCCACTGACCTTGTGGTGCAGTGGCAGCAGGTGGCTCCAACCACTGATGACCGGCTTTTCATGAGGCTCTTGTTGCAGCCAGTCAGTTCGGAAGTCGTGAAGGGAAAAAAAACGATTAGAGCGTCGGTTGTGGCTTTGTTCCTCGGAGGCGCAGATGAGGTTGTGTCAATTTTGGGGAAGGAATTTCCGCTTCTTGGATTAAAGAAGGAGGATTGTATGGAGGTGAGATGGATTGATTCAGTTCTGTGGTGGAACGATGATGAGAGTTTGAAAAACGGTGAGAAACCTGAAACCCTACTGAATAGGAATCTGAACTCTGCTACTTTTCTGAAAAGAAAATCCGACTATGTTGAGAAAGCGATTCCAAGAGACGGGTTGGTGTCGATATTTAAGAAGATGATTGAGTTGGGGAAGGTGGGGCTAGTTTTCAACCCTTATGGAGGGAAAATGGGTGAGATTCCGTCTGATGCGACACCGTTTCCCCACCGTAAAGGGAACCTGTTCAAGATTCAGTATTCTGTGAACTGGAAGGATCCTTCAGCTGGTGCGGATCAGAATTTCACGAATCAGGCTAAGATGCTTTATAGTTACATGACCCCTTTTGTGTCTAACAATCCCCGAAGGGCTTATCTGAATTATAGAGACCTTGATATTGGAGTGAACAACTTCGGTAAGAATAGCTTTGAAGAAGGACAGGTTTATGGGAGGAAGTTCTtcaatcaaaattttgataGGCTGGTGAATATCAAGACCAAGGTGGATCCCCAAAACTTTTTCAGGAATGAACAGAGTATTCCAGTACGTCCCACCAAACCATAG
- the LOC106774849 gene encoding berberine bridge enzyme-like 21 produces MTLKTSMTMTMSKPCFGYLSFVVLLLAVLTLSVTEAADSAIHDTFLKCLAEKTKMASGELSKIVFAQNNPSFTTVLNDLARNERYRTAKTPKPVLVVTPLEELQVQGTVICAKTAKLQIRTRSGGHDYEGVSYVSKEPFIIVDMFNLRAVTVDVKNEVAVVQAGATLGEVYYRIWEKSKAHGYPAGVCPTVGAGGHISGAGYGNMVRKYGMTVDNLIDAKIVDAKGNLLDKKSMGEDLFWAIKGGGGGSFGVIVSFTIKLVPVPEKVTVFRVEKTMETKVTATDLLVQWQQVAPTTDHRLFMRVLLQLANSEVQKGKMTGQASIVAMFLGGADEVVSILGKEFPLLGLKKENCTEVSWIESVMWWNNDKSLENGDKPETLLDRNLNSSSFMKRKSDFVEKAIPKEGLETMFETMIELKTIGLVFNPYGGKMDEISSDATPFPRRKGTLFKVQYSVSWDDPSPATAQENTDGAKKLHSVMTPYMSSNPRGAYLNYRDLDIGVNNFGPNSFEEGKVYGTKFFGKNFDRLVDVKTKVDPENFFRNEQSIPVRASKA; encoded by the coding sequence ATGACACTAAAAACATCGATGACAATGACAATGTCGAAACCATGTTTCGGTTatctttcttttgttgttcttcttctaGCTGTCCTCACTTTGTCGGTAACAGAAGCCGCAGACTCTGCAATCCACGACACTTTCCTTAAATGCCTCgctgagaaaacaaaaatggcTTCAGGGGAACTCTCCAAGATAGTCTTTGCTCAAAACAACCCCTCCTTCACCACCGTCCTTAATGACTTAGCCCGGAACGAGCGTTACAGGACCGCAAAGACGCCGAAGCCGGTACTTGTAGTCACTCCTCTCGAAGAATTGCAAGTGCAGGGCACTGTAATCTGCGCCAAAACAGCCAAACTTCAAATCAGAACGCGAAGCGGTGGTCATGATTACGAGGGTGTCTCCTACGTCTCCAAGGAACCCTTTATCATCGTCGACATGTTCAACCTTAGAGCAGTCACCGTCGACGTAAAAAATGAGGTTGCAGTGGTCCAAGCTGGAGCCACCTTGGGAGAGGTTTATTACAGGATCTGGGAGAAGAGTAAAGCTCATGGCTACCCTGCGGGAGTGTGTCCCACAGTTGGCGCCGGCGGACATATAAGCGGAGCAGGGTACGGTAACATGGTGAGAAAATACGGTATGACCGTTGACAATTTGATTGACGCGAAAATTGTTGATGCGAAAGGAAATCTTCTGGATAAAAAAAGCATGGGGGAGGATCTTTTCTGGGCTATCAAAGGAGGTGGAGGAGGGAGTTTTGGTGTGATAGTGTCGTTTACGATAAAGCTAGTTCCCGTACCTGAAAAGGTTACCGTTTTCCGCGTTGAGAAGACTATGGAAACGAAAGTGACTGCCACTGACCTTCTGGTGCAGTGGCAGCAGGTGGCGCCAACCACTGACCACAGACTTTTCATGAGGGTATTATTGCAGTTAGCGAATTCGGAGGTTCAGAAGGGAAAAATGACTGGCCAAGCTTCGATTGTTGCCATGTTTCTGGGAGGGGCTGATGAGGTTGTGTCGATTTTGGGGAAGGAATTTCCGCTTCTTGGATTGAAGAAGGAGAATTGTACTGAGGTCAGTTGGATTGAGTCTGTTATGTGGTGGAACAATGATAAGAGTTTGGAAAACGGTGACAAACCTGAGACCCTGCTGGATCGGAATCTGAACTCTTCGagttttatgaaaagaaaatccGATTTTGTGGAGAAAGCAATTCCAAAAGAAGGGTTGGAGACGATGTTTGAGACGATGATTGAGTTGAAGACCATAGGGCTTGTTTTCAACCCTTATGGAGGGAAAATGGATGAGATTTCTTCTGATGCGACACCTTTTCCTCGGCGTAAGGGGACCCTCTTCAAGGTTCAGTATTCTGTGAGCTGGGACGATCCTTCGCCTGCTACGGCTCAGGAAAACACCGATGGTGCTAAGAAGTTGCACAGTGTGATGACCCCTTATATGTCTAGTAACCCCAGAGGTGCTTATTTGAATTATAGAGACCTTGATATCGGGGTCAACAACTTTGGTCCGAATAGCTTTGAAGAAGGGAAGGTTTATGGGACCAAGTTCTTTGGTAAGAATTTTGATAGGCTGGTGGATGTCAAGACCAAGGTTGATCCTGAAAACTTTTTCAGGAATGAACAGAGTATTCCGGTACGTGCCTCCAAAGCATAA